One window of the Candidatus Saccharibacteria bacterium genome contains the following:
- a CDS encoding DUF937 domain-containing protein: MDIKQVLLEQLSGAAAEKLGSRNGLDGNSTNSAMDSALTAILSGLQQEAGSSKGAKKLDTALAKDHNGSILDDLAGAVGSDSTKLDGGKILEHIFGKNTGKVTDSVAQNSGVSGAAASDILTTLAPIVLGQLGKQKQSDGLDVGGLVNILLGQKSGKGDAGIGDAVSGLFNKKNAGLLALLLGFLKLFLRKK, translated from the coding sequence ATGGATATAAAACAGGTACTCCTTGAACAACTCTCTGGTGCTGCCGCTGAAAAATTAGGCTCACGGAACGGACTGGATGGAAACAGCACAAATTCTGCGATGGATTCGGCGCTCACGGCTATACTTAGTGGCTTGCAGCAGGAGGCCGGTAGCAGTAAAGGAGCAAAAAAGCTCGATACTGCTCTTGCCAAAGACCATAACGGCTCCATTCTCGATGACCTTGCGGGTGCGGTCGGCAGTGATTCGACAAAATTAGACGGCGGTAAAATCCTTGAACATATTTTTGGAAAAAATACGGGTAAAGTTACGGACAGTGTGGCGCAGAACTCAGGGGTGAGCGGTGCTGCTGCGAGTGATATACTGACAACACTTGCACCGATTGTTCTCGGCCAGCTTGGCAAGCAGAAACAATCAGACGGTCTGGATGTGGGTGGTCTCGTGAACATTTTGCTCGGGCAAAAGAGCGGGAAGGGAGACGCCGGCATAGGCGACGCCGTATCTGGCTTGTTCAACAAGAAAAACGCTGGCCTCCTTGCCCTCCTGTTGGGTTTTCTAAAGCTTTTCTTGCGCAAAAAATAG
- a CDS encoding DUF1761 domain-containing protein, protein MEVQVNYLAVLLAGASSMVVGSIWYAKGVFGSKWAKLAHVDLDKKMSSADMTKLMGLAFLASLATAYVLAHVTYLSNHFFGGSFLSSALQTAFWVWLGFTAARILTHDLFEARPSKLTLLTFGNELATILVMAVIIGLLKP, encoded by the coding sequence ATGGAAGTACAGGTAAATTATCTTGCGGTATTACTTGCAGGAGCATCAAGCATGGTAGTGGGCAGCATTTGGTATGCAAAGGGTGTCTTTGGGAGTAAATGGGCAAAGCTTGCGCATGTCGACTTAGACAAAAAAATGAGCTCGGCCGACATGACGAAGCTCATGGGACTAGCATTTCTAGCTTCGCTAGCAACAGCCTACGTGCTTGCGCACGTGACGTATCTGAGCAATCACTTTTTCGGCGGAAGTTTCCTCTCGAGTGCTTTGCAAACGGCGTTTTGGGTGTGGCTGGGCTTTACGGCTGCACGTATACTCACACACGATTTGTTTGAGGCACGTCCGAGTAAACTGACGCTGCTCACTTTTGGAAACGAACTTGCGACCATACTGGTTATGGCGGTCATCATTGGCCTGCTGAAGCCTTAA
- a CDS encoding efflux RND transporter permease subunit → MVQKKVSAVRSKKSSAAQSLRPLQRFALFFFSRPRLTAFLALIIAGFGVLSYSTLLKREGFPPINIPYAIGQATYFVNDASKVDRELARPVSEYLMKQNDVKTVQTNSLGNFATVIVQYEEKTDAANRSRALQNAMVEQKILPAGANVKFQAAQFGFTERGDDAVVSFFSKNNAALPEPELVAAATRAAAFIRDQKLSLIKDASIISPIEQAQNPLTGEVQNVQSRFERFGERVDDKTSFYSSVPIGASIMKGGDVVEFGDQLQKAVDAYNGSSESTGYAMRVSASFAPSIRQQISELQKTLLEGLLAVLVIGSIVIAVRASVITVLSMVTVIFATLGVLELIGYTLNTISLFALILSLSLIVDDTIIVVEALDAQRKRKNDARDIVKTAIGKVGRAMIAATSTAALSFAPLLFVGGILGGFIRVMPITIISALLISLLVALVFIPFYARFIMLGKKHVGAKAEHELAADFEARVARWLAAPMLWAQHSKRKLFGVGLAAIVLSFVFIGAGGYLFQKVTFNIFPPSKDTNQIATTLRFPTGTTIARAEVINDAAMQKIKTVLGEDFVSGANYGIANAQSAQFFIDLKDYNKRKTTAPQYIDRLKAEFKDFKEAQFSVTTIDAGPPASDFTARVSADANRPAAEKLASDIAAYLRAADIRRIDDSKIKFETVLVDNADVLTRADSKAFIGITAKFVDTDTTALVTATQKAVEDTFTTEKVAGYGLPKDAVSFNFGQESENQDSFKTLAIAFPAVLLVIYLVLSVQFRSLLQPLLIFMAIPFSLFGITLGLWLTDNAFSFFAMLGFFALIGLSIKNTILLTDYANQSRRAGMNPVEAAHEALAERFRPLVATSLTAIVSIIPLALTSPFWQGLAVVLMFGLLSSTLMVVTVFPYYYLAGEFLRGVFRRRVSVPLKRRLRRA, encoded by the coding sequence GTGGTGCAGAAAAAAGTGAGCGCTGTGCGTTCTAAAAAATCGAGTGCAGCGCAAAGCCTGAGACCATTGCAACGGTTTGCGTTATTTTTCTTTAGTCGTCCTCGCCTGACAGCGTTTTTGGCGCTCATAATTGCCGGATTTGGCGTGCTAAGCTACTCAACACTACTTAAGCGCGAAGGTTTCCCGCCCATCAACATTCCCTACGCCATAGGGCAGGCGACCTATTTTGTGAATGATGCTAGTAAGGTAGACCGCGAACTTGCGAGGCCTGTTAGCGAATACCTCATGAAACAAAATGACGTGAAAACGGTCCAGACCAATAGCCTCGGAAACTTCGCAACGGTGATAGTGCAGTACGAGGAAAAAACCGATGCTGCAAATAGGAGCCGCGCTTTGCAGAACGCTATGGTCGAACAAAAAATTCTTCCGGCTGGAGCGAACGTGAAGTTTCAGGCCGCCCAATTTGGATTTACCGAACGGGGAGATGATGCGGTTGTGTCGTTCTTCTCAAAAAATAACGCGGCACTACCAGAGCCAGAGCTTGTCGCGGCCGCAACGCGCGCCGCAGCCTTTATACGAGACCAAAAACTGAGTCTCATTAAGGACGCTTCAATCATATCGCCCATAGAACAGGCGCAGAACCCTCTGACCGGAGAAGTACAGAATGTTCAGAGTCGTTTTGAGCGGTTTGGTGAACGTGTGGACGACAAAACGTCGTTCTACAGTTCAGTACCCATAGGCGCTTCTATTATGAAAGGCGGTGATGTCGTGGAGTTTGGCGACCAGCTGCAAAAGGCGGTCGATGCCTACAACGGCAGTAGTGAATCCACGGGCTACGCTATGCGGGTGAGCGCCAGTTTTGCACCGAGCATTCGCCAACAAATTAGCGAGCTGCAAAAAACGTTGCTTGAAGGATTGCTCGCTGTGCTAGTGATTGGTTCCATTGTGATTGCAGTGCGCGCCTCTGTTATCACGGTGCTGTCTATGGTGACGGTAATTTTTGCCACCCTTGGGGTGCTTGAGCTCATTGGCTACACCCTGAATACCATTTCGCTGTTTGCGCTCATTTTGAGCTTGTCGCTTATAGTCGACGACACCATTATTGTGGTCGAGGCGCTCGATGCCCAGCGAAAGCGGAAAAATGATGCTCGCGATATCGTGAAAACGGCCATTGGCAAGGTTGGGCGTGCTATGATAGCCGCGACATCTACGGCGGCACTTAGCTTTGCGCCACTTCTTTTTGTGGGCGGTATACTGGGCGGGTTCATACGAGTTATGCCTATCACAATTATATCGGCGCTGCTTATTAGTCTGCTCGTTGCGCTGGTCTTCATACCGTTTTATGCGCGGTTTATTATGCTTGGCAAAAAACATGTCGGCGCCAAGGCCGAGCATGAACTGGCAGCCGATTTTGAGGCGCGTGTCGCGCGGTGGCTAGCGGCTCCCATGCTGTGGGCGCAGCACAGTAAACGCAAACTGTTTGGTGTAGGACTAGCAGCAATTGTCCTCAGCTTTGTCTTCATTGGCGCGGGCGGTTACTTGTTCCAGAAGGTAACGTTCAACATCTTCCCGCCATCCAAAGACACCAACCAAATCGCGACAACGCTTCGTTTTCCGACCGGAACCACTATTGCTCGGGCCGAGGTGATTAATGACGCAGCCATGCAAAAAATCAAAACCGTTCTCGGTGAAGATTTTGTGTCGGGCGCGAACTATGGGATTGCTAACGCCCAGAGTGCACAATTTTTCATAGACCTAAAAGACTACAACAAACGCAAAACCACTGCGCCGCAGTACATTGACCGCTTAAAGGCTGAGTTCAAGGACTTTAAAGAGGCGCAGTTTAGTGTTACGACTATTGACGCCGGTCCGCCAGCTTCGGACTTTACGGCTCGAGTTTCAGCTGATGCGAATCGGCCGGCGGCCGAGAAGCTGGCAAGCGATATCGCAGCATATTTACGAGCTGCTGATATTCGGCGCATAGACGACAGCAAAATCAAGTTTGAAACCGTTTTGGTCGACAACGCGGATGTATTGACTCGTGCGGATAGTAAAGCGTTTATTGGTATTACGGCAAAGTTTGTCGATACCGACACAACGGCACTGGTGACCGCCACACAAAAGGCGGTTGAAGATACCTTTACGACCGAGAAGGTTGCGGGCTATGGCTTGCCAAAAGACGCGGTGAGCTTTAACTTCGGCCAGGAAAGTGAAAACCAAGACAGCTTCAAGACGCTTGCCATCGCATTTCCTGCGGTGCTGCTGGTGATTTACCTGGTGCTTTCGGTTCAGTTCCGCAGCCTGCTCCAGCCACTTCTCATTTTTATGGCCATACCGTTTAGCCTGTTTGGGATTACACTGGGGCTCTGGCTGACCGACAATGCGTTTAGTTTCTTTGCTATGCTTGGGTTCTTTGCGCTGATTGGACTAAGCATAAAAAACACCATTTTGCTCACTGATTACGCAAACCAATCACGCAGGGCAGGGATGAATCCGGTTGAGGCGGCTCATGAGGCTCTGGCCGAACGCTTCCGTCCACTGGTCGCAACAAGCTTGACGGCTATTGTTTCAATCATCCCGCTTGCCTTGACTAGTCCCTTCTGGCAGGGGCTCGCTGTGGTGCTCATGTTTGGCTTGCTTTCAAGTACGCTCATGGTCGTGACGGTATTTCCATACTACTACTTGGCTGGTGAGTTCTTGCGCGGAGTATTTCGCCGCCGTGTTTCTGTGCCGCTGAAGCGACGTTTACGCCGAGCGTAA
- a CDS encoding excalibur calcium-binding domain-containing protein, producing the protein MSEHKLKKTEKVDKTDYSADTTDARVLKERNAYEHPGFFLRGAVWIVSRFPLTRHKYQNWTTSRTIIVGWLLWLIVLPIIPIVAAVIWYVRDPEGFKKSPWAKALLGLAVAWAGYAGVILTNPSQANVNGKYSPLQTQPNGEVAGKADPLNTPSAEAKQKVAAQKESKDSGGRKFENCTAAFEAGVFNIKRSNASYEPRLDRDSDGIACEK; encoded by the coding sequence ATGTCAGAACATAAACTGAAAAAAACCGAGAAAGTCGACAAGACTGATTACAGTGCTGATACAACAGATGCACGGGTTTTGAAAGAACGAAACGCCTATGAGCATCCCGGATTTTTCCTGCGTGGGGCTGTTTGGATTGTGTCGCGCTTTCCGCTGACACGACATAAGTACCAAAACTGGACAACGAGTCGTACTATCATCGTCGGCTGGTTGCTGTGGCTTATTGTGCTACCAATTATTCCAATAGTGGCGGCAGTGATTTGGTACGTGCGTGACCCAGAAGGATTCAAAAAAAGCCCGTGGGCAAAAGCGTTGCTCGGCCTGGCAGTGGCATGGGCTGGGTACGCGGGGGTTATTCTGACAAATCCGTCCCAGGCTAATGTAAACGGTAAATACTCACCGCTTCAAACCCAGCCAAATGGCGAAGTAGCTGGTAAGGCTGACCCGCTTAATACACCAAGTGCCGAGGCGAAGCAGAAAGTTGCGGCTCAGAAGGAAAGTAAAGATTCTGGCGGCCGCAAGTTTGAAAACTGTACAGCCGCATTTGAAGCAGGCGTCTTTAACATCAAGCGTTCAAACGCAAGTTACGAACCGCGTCTCGACCGCGACAGCGACGGCATTGCGTGCGAGAAATAG